One Osmerus mordax isolate fOsmMor3 chromosome 25, fOsmMor3.pri, whole genome shotgun sequence DNA window includes the following coding sequences:
- the dact3a gene encoding dapper homolog 3 — MYRGFSIQVLAERSRNKERLKASLAGLCELELLKQRQECLVLGALSLGDTVHGPDGWQPARYNSDKPSCSKNDNRYQPGLRGSYWGLIAFLERQVDVLRVDTSPAEPPMPSLEDLEMVMGEMRKSKPTEDYYCQAKNVETYILGLIHRSPMPSPLRPSKPRTSLVHDGVTMVRKSSFCCKEGQDQHLLPLSCRAEGLSPWASSSLDQEPYELLPLHEDVLVNHLHQQQLPPPLQPGRYPRTRKPSLINNPHSASLDSPLSCRSTANQDPSSSEPDSPHHHSHQARSSPPLPDQKLVNAQYIPAYPCQAPTRSFARALLHSHRPPGGPKSSQSAFPPERSSIQQQQQLPPPLQMQSKSRGVPKKFRFSEERPAFKKPGKRACRSQSENSLLGQRSVPEHKYNTLEKDGGTPAAASQLESGISRRNRKARSGPPKCAYAVSHPPLHMEHMERERAPLGRPADCCTLPDHRESESSISEVDSPASSSLSSDSDESSGFVWPQQLHLHLALPSPAGPSEASLQPKAFVKIKASHALKKKILRFHTGSLKVMTTV, encoded by the exons ATGTACCGTGGGTTTTCAATTCAAGTTCTTGCGGAGCGAAGTCGGAACAAGGAGCGTCTGAAGGCAAGTTTAGCCGGGTTATGTGAGTTGGAACTGCTTAAACAACGGCAGGAGTGCCTGGTGTTGGGTGCACTGTCCCTCGGGGACACTGTCCACGGCCCCGATGGTTGGCAGCCCGCTCGTTATAACTCAGATAAACCCTCATGCTCCAAGAACGACAATCGGTATCAGCCG GGCCTTCGTGGGTCTTACTGGGGGCTGATCGCCTTCCTGGAGCGCCAGGTAGATGTGCTGAGGGTGGACACCAGCCCCGCAGAGCCCCCCATGCCCAGCTTAG AGGATTTGGAGATGGTGATGGGGGAGATGAGGAAAAGTAAGCCTACAGAAGATTACTACTGCCAAGCCAAGAATGTGGAGACCTACATCCTGGGCCTGATCCACCGCAGCCCCATGCCTTCACCGCTCAGGCCCAGCAAGCCCCGCACAAGCCTGGTACACGATGGCGTCACCATGGTTCGGAAGAGCAGCTTCTGTTGCAAAGAAGGCCAGGACCAGCATCTGCTGCCCCTGAGCTGCAGAGCAGAGGGCCTGTCTCCCTGGGCTAGCAGCAGTCTGGACCAGGAGCCCTATGAGCTACTGCCTCTGCATGAGGATGTCCTTGTCAATCATCTTCACCAACAACAGCTACCACCACCCCTTCAGCCAGGTCGCTATCCCAGGACCAGAAAGCCTTCCCTGATCAATAACCCACACTCTGCCTCCCTGGACAGTCCACTCTCCTGCCGATCCACTGCCAATCAGGACCCCAGCAGCAGTGAGCCTGACTCACCCCATCACCACTCTCATCAGGCCCGTTCTTCACCGCCCCTGCCTGACCAGAAACTGGTAAACGCCCAGTACATCCCTGCCTATCCATGCCAGGCACCTACACGTTCGTTTGCTCGTGCCCTACTCCACTCCCACCGGCCCCCTGGAGGGCCCAAATCCAGCCAAAGTGCCTTTCCTCCAGAGAGAAGCAGCAtccaacaacagcagcaacttccacctcccctccagatGCAGTCCAAGTCCAGAGGTGTACCCAAAAAATTTCGCTTTAGTGAGGAGAGACCTGCCTTCAAGAAGCCTGGGAAACGAGCATGCCGATCGCAGTCGGAGAACAGCCTTCTGGGACAGAGAAGTGTGCCTGAGCACAAGTACAACACATTGGAAAAGGATGGAGGAA CTCCTGCTGCTGCCAGCCAGCTGGAATCAGGAATCTCCCGGCGCAACCGTAAAGCAAGGTCTGGACCTCCGAAATGCGCCTATGCcgtctcccatcctcctctccacatgGAACACATGGAGAGGGAGCGGGCTCCCCTTGGCCGGCCTGCAGATTGCTGCACCCTCCCAGACCACAGGGAGTCTGAGTCCAGCATCAGTGAGGTAgactccccagcctccagctccctctccagCGACTCTGACGAGAGCAGCGGCTTCGTGTGGCCCCAGCAGCTGCACCTCCATTTGGCGCTCCCTTCTCCTGCAGGCCCTTCTGAAGCATCTCTGCAGCCCAAAGCCTTTGTCAAGATTAAAGCCTCGCATGCACTCAAGAAGAAGATCCTGCGCTTCCACACGGGCTCGCTCAAGGTCATGACTACAGTTTGA